The window AATGTTGATTTTTGCGGGCTTTGGAGGGAAAAattagtagttaagaagacgtgaaggtatgtaaggctaacccttttctttctaaaggctTGATTCTATAGTTGTCAACCCACACATGATATCTACAATATTCCTGTTCCTAGAAACACTAGAAGCCCGTAATcttcatgatgataatgatgacgattgTGGTGATGACTTCCATTCTAGAAATGCCAAAGCTTGAAGTACTTAATGTTCTCATGATACTATTGAGATTGTCACATAATCATCGATTGTATTCATTGTTACTGATCCCATATTATAATAGTTGTTCTTCCAAGGTGGGGTAtagcaatgatgatgattccatagtagaaatcggaggtttaccgaccttacgtcactcctatAAAGTAGTAacattttatttgggctctcatgcatgcttattatATATGTACTTATTTTCTCACACTGCGCTGTGCTATAGCCGGCCGGGAAGACATATAGATATACACATCATTGCAATAGGCAGtttatgatatcgtcccagatgcgggatgcccggacgcgggatatatggatcgggctgcacgttccgcagcaatatctatatatggatcgggctgcacgttccgcagcaatatctatatatggatcgggctgcacgttccgcagcaatatctATATATGGATATTGTTTGAAAAGATAaattaagcatgcatgatatccgccttgagaggcaatcagacatacaacttatctctttatctcatgttcctcatatctttattatgttgttgtttatgctttacatattcagtacattgttcgtactaacgtccttttcttgtggacgctgcgatcatgcccgcaggtaggcagggagacggatcagatccttaggagcttcgtcagtggagtctcaggagcgttccatttgcttcggagctgcagtccattggtattactcttttgtgtatatgattgggcatggcggggtcctgtcccgtctttatgacttCTAACATTctgtatagaggctcgtagagatATGTATGTGTACAGTTGGACGTCTcataacctcatcggttcatatcttgtatatcatttttgtagccttgtgggcttgtatatatatatatatatatgaggcgAAGTTGATGATTATCATGTAGATGTGTTTATTTGAGGATTTATGCTTGTACAGGCTATGCTAATTGTGAGTTAGATATGTGGTCCACCGTTATACAATTAAAGAAGCAtgctaggtggtgctcggtaggctagatcctggtgcccgtcatggccctcgatttgggtcgtgacaactatgtacatatatattttttccctattgaatcttgtggtttaaaacaaggaagaaattatttcaataagggtaaaatagatattttagagttaaattattgttaaatatagaaatgtatcattctttttagaactaaataaaaagaaaagaatatcaTATAAATTGATGGTATATATGGGAGCAAGGCCAGAGTTAGCATTCTGCCTACCTGTTGGGCAGGACTCATTTGGTGTGCAAACCCTATATTTGTGTTTAAAAAAATCagttaatatgtataaataatttattaagaaataaataatttCTCTTTTCTAAAATTTAAATCCTAGTTCTGTCTTTATATGCGGGTTAATTACAAAAAAGAGAGCGAAATCACAAACAAAACTACGGAAGTTGATTGCATTTTAATCGTTAAGCGTATCTAAAATTACTTTGATTGTTCAATTATGATATCAATTTCCTCCCCAGGCTCACTTTTTTAGtaaatcaattattttatcattttatgttaaataggaaagtaatgaattttccTTTGATATTTTTGTATTATAGGAAGATCAGATTTTGTTCTCAAAGAGAATGTATTGCAACATGTAAAAGAATTTAATATCGATTGACAGACAAACATGACAACTTATATTTAACGAGGGAGGTGGGGTTGGCATGAAAAAGGCTCACCGACAACAACTCTTAATCAaaaagcctgtttggatgagcttattaGAATCATAACTTAGGATTTTTGACTTAAAACATGTTTGGATTGGATTATTTTAAGCACTTCTACAGTATTtgggtaaaataaaaaaatattttaaacacTTTTTATTAAgttaaaatgacaaaaatagctCAAAAGTCATAAACTAGAATTCCCAACGGactctttctttctttattttgatttaaaaataaatgcttaaaaacacttttttattttattctaatACTATGAAAGCATTTAAGAATTATTTTTgcttaaaaacacctaaaataagtccatccaaacaggttcAAAGTAATCAGCAAGCAAGAAATTTGTATATGAGGAAAAAACAAAAGAGCAACCACAACCACGTCGGACGTCATTGTCAATACGGTGTATACAAAATAACGTGACATGAACAGGACATCAATCATTGTTCTAGTGCCAGACCAACAGTGGCACCACTTTCACCGCCAAAATTCCATGTGGACCCACGTAAAGCACTAAGGTCGTTTAGTATCAATTATAGGAATACTTTATTGATACACAAAATTTTGTACGAATTACTTATTTAACATTTGGTTTTTGATATAAAATTTTACATAAGTATATAATTTCTGTACAACTGATAGGAGTCCAGTTTTAGTTTCAGATATTGAACTCCAGAAACCTAACTTTGTATTAATATCTACTCCTATGTATTATTTACAAGATGAATATGGGATGGGAATGCGTATCTTAGCAACAAAATGCCCTTATATTAGGCAATTCCTACATAACAATCCATGCAATATAATTTATCTCATGAAAATTACTCATACATAACAATTCTTGCATTATTATTCACCCCAAAAACGTGTCACTATTTGAATTTTAGTTGAAATGATCTAATtttaagtattcgattatttaaAACACTATACATGTCACATTATTTAGGATTCTAATGGAAGCAACAACTTTGGCAAAATTGTCAATGAGATTTGGTTGCTGGTCCCCGTTCAAACAAAAAACTGATGGCCTGCTATTCGGATTCACACGCTTCTTATCGCCGGAAGGCAATTTGGCTTTTACTCTGAAACCAGCTTCCATTTTATTTACTGTACAATTTAAAAGTGCACATTGTCCACTAGACGATCCATGCAAGTTGGATTATATCAACgtaatgcaatttttatttttattttaattatgaGGCTAAATTGCGCATATCTCAACTAATTTTACAAGGTATATGCTATCTTTCACTGATACAGGTAAAAAGTAACTCGGTCCACCAAAATTTAAATAGATAGAAAGAAATCACTTAGGGGTCACTTGGTATGCGGGATGTGATAGACAAGGATATCCCCATGGGATATTTTATTACACTTACTGAGATATCTATTCCCATCATTTTAATACAAATCGTGAGATAAATAATTTCGGGGCTAAAAATACCCATAACCAAACTCATGATAAAATAATCCCGCATTTTATTCCGGAATTGTATCCTTATCCCACCAACCAAACGATCCCATAGCGTTTTGTCTGTTGAAATTTGAATTCAAAATCTCACGATTCTCAATCTACAATATTGACCAGAGCACATTCTTGGGCGCAATTAATGCAATCATATGCAACAGATCCACAGTTATTCCTGAATAATTCAACTAACTAACGAGTCATTCAATTCAAAGGAAGACACTACCATCAagttttttccttcaatttctttcAAAAAATAACTATGGTATGTGGGATAGGTTGTGCACACCTCAGAACACCTACAAGCATTGCTGCTCAGTACAAGTATTGAGCCAATTATTGAAAATTCTCCCTCTCAATAtaaagaatacaacaacaaccacccaCTGTAATATATATCTAAATTACCTTGCTCATCAGTGAATTAATAACACTTCAAATTTTCGAACAAAAGCCTAAAGCATTTTGTCTTCATCACATTCACAGCACCGGTAACTTACAAATATAACAACTATCTTTAAGTAAGAAGTCAAACTAAATTCTAAATTTATCAGCAAAGCATTTATTATACGGTGAATCAAAAGTTAAATTTCCAATAGTACAGTGAGTAAAGAATCAAATAAATCTAATAATATTCTCGTACAAATTCCAAATGCAACAAATCTAATCATGAAGATCAATCAATGCAGTATAGTATATGTTATCTATATAAACTGAACGCATATGATATATAGAATCACCTAAAGGATTTCTCTCCTAGCATCATACCCGAACTGTGTTCGTTGAATATTCTGTTGCCTCTTCTTATACACCAATGCACCAAGACCAACAAAACAAACGGCTGCGATAACTCCAACTGCTATTCCAGCCTTCTTCCCGCTGGTCATTCCACCACTAGACGATTCCTTCGAATCCTCAGCACTCTCGTGGCTTATATCACTTGCAACTTCAGAATTTGGAGCTGGTGCTGGAGACGGTGAATCTTTTGAAGTAGCAGTACCTGTTGGGAAGCAAAGGTAACACCACAATAATAGAGTTATTTATCAGCAAAATAATAGCACTGGAAAAAATAAATAGTACAGCTCCCATAATAATTTAAGTAAATGGTCGTGCTAGGTACTATTGCTAACAAACTATTTCAGCAATGTAAAATGCGAGGCCAGAATTAGACAAGCATACATTAGAAGATACAGGAATCCGCAAAATTAAATAATTCAGTAGGTTTTAAAAGGTCAATAGAAGAACAAATAACATTCAGTACCAACAACTATCTAATCtcatgagatttttttttttggggtgggggtgggggggttggggggggggggggggaatagcACTTTTTGGTCCTCCAATTATTGGTAAACTCTGATTTTAATCATTGTAATATTTGCTAAAGCACATTTAACTTTTAATTGTTTGAAATATACGTTTTTATTCCCTTCATGTAGGAAGTACATTACATTTGGACTactttaaaaatatattaaagtCAAATACGGAGTAACAATATAAGCTTAACATAAAATACAAGTAATTAAGTGGTGAAATGGTAAATAAAATACGTGCTAGGTACTGTCCTAACAAACTATTTCAACAATGTAAAATATTTTCCCAAAATTAAACAAACATACATTTGAAGATATATGAACCCGCAAAATTAAATAATACAGCAAGTTTTGAAAGGTTAACAGAAGAACAAACAACAAAATATTAAgccctccattcacttttacttgtgaCATTCGCTTCTCCAGAAACAATTTGACTAATTTTCGAAGTAGAATTTTattagattaattcaatatttcaAAAATACTCCGTCGgctcacttttacttgtccactagggattttgcacaccctttaagaaataataaatgtaGTACATAATTTATCATGATATCAGTATTAATTATTGTATAGCTTTAAcagatttgaaaaataatttgaaatgaataattaatactatgggtaaaactgggaaaaaaaattaacttcTCGCAATATACTAAAAGtgataaataaaagtaaaaatttattttttagatactggataagtaaaagtgaacgaaaGGAGTAATACTTAAAGGTCAAAAAATGAATTCTTAATAATATAACGAAAAGTTACACTTAAAACACTAGTCAAAGTTCAGGTAGTTTGACACTTGAGACGCAAAATgttacaagtaaaagtgaactgaGAGAATATAAGAGAAGATGTTGAAGGCAGTACCATCATTCACCGGTGATGGCGCCGGAGACGAATCCGAAGGGAGATCTgatggtggaggagccggaggagAAGTTAGATTTGATAAAGGCGACGAAGCAGGACTCTCCGGTGGAGAGGAAGCCACATCAGCACCGGATTCCGGTGCTGGTGCGGGCGAATCTGTACAGATACATTGTTCAACAAACAGAATAGCAAAGACAATTGTGATAGAAAACACTCGGACTGTCGCCATTGCTAACAACCTTCCTTTTCCGCCTGtttacacacacaaaaaaaaaaaaaaaaaaacactaaagttAGGAGTAAATCGAGCAGTTTACGAAAAAGCACTAAAATTAAAGTAAATCAAACAGTTTACCAAAAACCACTAAAATTAAAGTAAATCAAACAGTTTACACAAAAACACTAAAATTAAAGTAAGTCAAACAGTTCACACAAAAAACGCTAAAATTAAAGTAAACGAAACAGTTTACAGAAAAACTAAAATTAAAGTAAATCAAACAGTTTACGTAAAAACGCTAAAATTAAGGTAAACCAAACAGTTTACATAAAAACGCTAAAATTAAAGTAAATCGAACAGTTTACAATGCAGATCTTGAGATCGAAAAATCGTGTTTGCGAGATAAAATTAAAAGTAGTAAATCAAACAGTTTATAGTAATTTATAAGACACTTCAAAAAATTTATATTACTGAATAGGACATTGTTTGATTCTAAAATTATTATATACAGAACCTTCCTTAGAGACTATCAAACAGTTTACAATGCCAAAAAATGCAGATCTAAAGTGAGATCTCTCTATATAACAACTATATTTTATGTGGAACCGATCATTCATGTTATATTGTATTATATGCTTTCAACAAGAGCAATTAGCCATAGCAATATTGGAACAAATGACGCGGTTATAGAGAGATTAGACTGCATTTTGAAGTAAAAAAAAAGGAGATTGAAAAATCGtgtttagagagagaaagagagttaCCTGGTTGGAAGTGTAGAGAGAGAATAAGGGAGTGCTAGATTAAGGGGGAAATGTTGGATTTGTTAGTAGCGTGAAAAAGAAGGAAGAGGAATTCTGTTTTTGGATCTGAATTCGAATGTCGAAAGTCGCTTACTGTAAGGATAGATAGATTAGGAGAAAAGTTGCGTATTTTGGGTTAAATACTCACTCCGCAACTATCGTATCTCATGAGATATCATATTtggttttttagttttttttttcttttctaatttttatgattttcttgtttttatattgcaaatttgaaatatatttcttcc is drawn from Lycium barbarum isolate Lr01 chromosome 8, ASM1917538v2, whole genome shotgun sequence and contains these coding sequences:
- the LOC132605964 gene encoding uncharacterized protein LOC132605964, giving the protein MATVRVFSITIVFAILFVEQCICTDSPAPAPESGADVASSPPESPASSPLSNLTSPPAPPPSDLPSDSSPAPSPVNDGTATSKDSPSPAPAPNSEVASDISHESAEDSKESSSGGMTSGKKAGIAVGVIAAVCFVGLGALVYKKRQQNIQRTQFGYDARREIL